The genomic segment AGGTTAAGAGTAATGTGTGCATGACATGTCTCTTTTTACAGTGACATCTTACCTCTGTTTGAACACAAAACATGTCACCTCACTACAATAACCTATTCTATGGAATGCgtgtgcatacatactgtaaacacattTGAGGATCAGTACAGAAGGATATTGCTGAAACAAAAGGATCAACCCCAGGGATCAACACACAAGTGGTGCATTATTGTCCCTTGTAGATGCTGAGATACAAATGGATAAGGGAGTACAGAGcaatcatacagtacatgtgataCTGCCTATCAGATGACCTGAATCTGATAACCTCTTTTTGTGGTTTCATAGTTCTGTTCATCATTTTTCCACAAATACCTTTCAGAGGGGACTGGGGTAGCGCAGTGACCTAGATCAAGCTTCATGTTGAGATTTGTAAGAGATAacttaggttgttttttttttaagattatttttggggcttttccctttattaagtagcaacagtggatagacatgaaaggggatgagagatgggggacgacatgcagcaaagggcaggaGGCCGGATTtgaacccgcgccgctgcaggactcagccaacatggagCGAACGCTTTTACtggaacttcttttttttcttttttggtccTTTATTATAAAGAACAGTAGAAAATGTGaaagggtagagagagggggaatgacatgcaacaaagggctgcaggtttgagttgaacctgcggccgctgcgacaaggactgagcctttgtccATGGgacgcacgctctaccaggtgagctatccaggcactCCAggaacatctttttttcttcctatccTTCATCCCTATCTATACCAACTTTAAATCACTGCTTCCTAGCTGCATCCAAATCCTTTTCTCTGGAGTTATGCTACTTCATTCATTATTGTCTCCATAAATTGCTAAGCCTCCTGTTAAGCAAAGTATCTATGtaaattgtataaaataaaaggtGTAAATACAATATGATAATGCAGAAATAATAACTGTGAATACTTTGTATAATACATCATACAATATGGTAATCTCACTGACCTCCATCACATCTTTTATAACAGGAGTCCATCTGGAAAGGTTGTAAGTCTGATCCTGGGAACGATCCCGTCTGGTTGGTTTGCGTGAGAAGAAACTAGGCTAGAAACAAAAGTACATGAAACGGTAAGCAGTGTTCAGCTGAGACGAAACGACAGAACTGAACAGATGAACAAGACAagaaaaagatttatttatttttaaagaaaagaaaaaagaaacccaGAGTGGAGCACTGAGAAAATACCAGCCACCAGCTACAATTTATcatcattatttattaattattaatatattttaacCCATGGGTACGCTCGTCTACAACCAATTGCAATCAAAAGCatcaaatcaatcaatcgaTTGTTTCCTCTTCTGCACATACCGATGTGATGATAGGGACCCCCAGTTCTTTCCAGTTCAGGATAAATTCGCGTTCGTCCTCGATCTTAACATGCTGAATGAGTTTGCTTAAGTTCTCGTCAGTTGTTCCTGTTTACAcacaccaaacaaacaaacaaaccagcgTGAAAATCGTGTGTCACCGGTATTTTCCACCGGGCGCGTCTGCGCTGCGCCCCGGAGGCTCCGCGGGCCCTGCGAACAATCgtggccattcaagtcaatgcttgatattccaccacaTCCTTTTTATAAAGACAACGACAGAAAAGAGAAGGTACggagtttaattacaggagtgcttggagtggaaggtaaaTACTAGtttaataaacacgtgattgttctgtaaagtataTGTAGAGACAATATAAACTGCGAGTCGGGCAGGAAAGACTTCTGAGAcgcttttttaaaatgaaatcaacTAATGGATTAGTCTATGAAATATTAGGACTAGTAGTCCCCTGGTGAATTTCTTTCAGGAGAGAGCGAAACAGTTTATATCCTGACTGATTCTCATTGGCTGATACGGTTCTTTACATATCTTTCGGTAACCCTGCACACTGAAAGGTCCCTGGAACTGAACAGCTACAAAGCAAAACATCAGTTTAGAGAATGCTAATGAAAAGACAGTTAAAAGGAGACCAGTCTGCGGCAGGAGACATTTGCTGTACCGTTGAGGCTGAAGATGTAGAGCAGCACAGCTCTGATCTTGTCGTGAGTGCTGTATGGGTTGAGCAGCACAGGCAGCAGGGTCCTCATGGGATCTTTCACCTTCACCCCCTCCACGTCTAATCCCACTGCAAGGTCCTACAcagaaacaaacttttttttttatattttgtttaggCTGGGAATATTGTGaatgtttgcatgtttttatgtattCACAAAGCTccacatatttcacatttggaTGCTGACCAGTACAACTAACACACTTCACATGTCTCTCTTAAGGAGGTGGCCAGAGGTCAGACTGGGAAAAGAACTACTGGGAAAAGTGCTCTTGAGCGCAGTCTCTTGCTCAAAGGCAGAGGCTTGTTCTAATGAGGTTTTCTACCTGGCAAATGTTAGACCTGCTCTCTAAACTACTGCCACCCACTGACTTGTTCAATCAAGGTTGAGAGGTAAAAATATGTGCCacttgttccaccaaaacagatGATGGAGCAGACACAGACCTGTTCAGCTTTGCAGAGTTTCTCCACGTTTGCAAAATGTTGCATGCAGTCCTCGGCCAACTGCAGATGAATAGTTTTCTAGAATTCAGACAGGGAGAAAAGTGATGTGAAAATATGAACATATTGTTGTTACTGGAGTTTAAATAGTATTTCCTTTAATGGAAGACAAGTACATTTATCATAGAGTCCAGAAATTTTgactttctgttctgttttgcgTCTAAATATGGGGAAGTCAACCCCACATGATAGCAGGCTTTGGAGGCTCCACACCCAACCACAACATAATGATCACTTGACTCTATAATTAGAGATACCACTCCAAAAGCAATTGAATTAGTATTGGTACCCCATACCTCAGTGACTTGTTTACGGAATGCGGGCATCTTCTTCATCATCTGGGCCAAATTGCTAATAGTGAtctgggaaaaaaatgaaatatttgcaGTACATTTTAAGTATGAAATACACAGCTCAAGAGATCGGGGACGCAGATGAGAAGAAACCACAGCACTGTACCTTCCCATCTGACTTCCCTTCTTTCTTGCTAGCAGATATTTCCTTTACCAACTTGCGGATTTGTCTAttgtgaggagaaaaaaaaggggttAGTGTTGGGATGCCGAAGACAGCAATGGGACACCTCCATCGTTCAGAACTTGCTCACTTACTCTGAGACGTCAGCAATGTGTTTGTGCCTCAGCTTCACCCAGAGCATGTCGTCCTCATTCAGCAAGGCCTGCTTCTCTGAGCCATCTTTAGCCTTGTACctggcaacaaaaacaaccagaaaaTTGGATGttggtagggctgcacaatatacatgtttttttttattgtcattgcaatatcaactggtgcaatatACACATTGCGAAAGGCACAAAGATTTGAgaattgaaagaaaatattagtagaaaacagcactttaaaatgtaactcgttctttttttagtggcgccttttatattcaattaaatgttcaataaagtaatgttggaaatgatttactattcatttgtttaaaattcaacaaacaacttgttgtattttagcagaatactaagagcagcagaaatgcagaactgagtacactttaatgtCCGTTTagttatcgcaagtaatatcgttatcgctaTATTCAACCACATTAttgcatatcgcatattttcctcatatcgtgcagccctagttgttaGCTAGAAATGTACTGTCTAAATTTAAGAACACCTTGTCTGCCATATGAGCATGAGGATATGGAGCAGTGAGcatagtatgtatgtgtgactaCGGTGAGATTCAGTAGGAAAAGCTTGTATTACTTGTAGGTGTCGTTCTGGATATCAATGAGGTCGTAAGCCATGGCCTGGTAGGTCAGCTCATGCAGGATGGGACTGACGGGGTCAATACCTCTCTCCACTATCAGCAGCTGGGCCTGGGTCTTGTCCTTGTGAttgggggggggagacagaTAAAGTGTAAATATTACACCACATTTTCTATAAAAGAAACAGTGGTTATTGTCTGACAGTGACATTTGGCCTTTTTCCTTGCTTTCTGTGATACTGCTTAGCTGCTACCGAGACGCTTTTTCCTTTTCAAATTTCTGGTGAAGAGCAACAGCTACATACTCTGCTTAAGGCAAAGGAGGCAATCTTTTCCGCTTTTACAGGCTTTCAGTGGAAAATAATACAGGCATTTCAGGGTCACATTTACTCCCTGGGCTAAGATATTGTGTATTCTGTCAACATTCTTTGTTCAGCAGGTGTTTCACCTTTTTCTTGCCGCTGTCATCCAGCTCGTAGTGTTTGGCCAGTTTGTTGTCCACCAGCTCGGCAAGGGCCTTGGCATTCACCATGTTGCTGTTATGATATAAATTGTTTTCCATGAGTTATTACAGTTAAGTTAATACACAGCAAGGCTGCACCGATACAGCTTTTGTTTCATATGGTCTGACTGTGGCTTTTGCACACGTGTACgtgtatattttgtatgtatattgtGGAGAAAATAAACTCTTACTTCATGTAAGATAATAAAAGCCACACACTGATGTTGTTTGGATTCACATTTCAATTTTAGGACGTGTTAAGGTTCAGCAAGGTGAGGTGATGCTTGCAACTGTATTTAAGCTTCATTTCTTTTCTGCCACAGTTAGGTTGCACAGTCTATGGTCTCGATTCCAGCTTTTCTGATAAAAGGTCTCACTATGCTTGGGGGCTGAGGTGTGTTGTAAGCTGAGAAACCAAGTCTTGTCTGGCTTACTTCTTGTATCTGACCCCGGGGTACTCGTCCAATGTGGCACAGAGCGTGACAAGCTGGTCTGCGAGCGTCTCCAGTGTCTTATTTTTGTCCTGACTTTTGGGACTGTAGATGCTTTGGAAAGCCCCCGGATTATCACATGTGAACACCTGAAAAGCATTCAGCCACCATAgtcaaaaaaatattcaatcAACAATCTGCATGTAGtcataaaataaagaaaccTGTGGATCTTTTCTTCTTCAAGAACTTAACACCTGAAtgtcaacagaaataaataatttactttGTAAAAATTTCAAAACAAGTGAGAACcttaagacctttttttttttcaaaatacagaaaacaaccAGTTACAGTTCCCAAGCCACTGGCGTAATACAAAGTTTGTCAAATCATTACATCATAGCTTAAAGCAGACAACGCCCATTGGAGTCCCTCAAAATAATGCATACTCTCTTTCATGCAGTAGCAACATGACACTGAACACCACGTTAATTTCCCCTCAGTTAACAAGTAACAGTCTGGATAAAAAGAGGAAATAGAGAATTACAAAAGAACCTAAAAGAACAAACTCCTTAACCACTCACTTGGGCCTCTTGTGGCATGAAGGACATGTTTATTTCCTTACAGACTCGAATGTACTTCGCACAGTACAGCTTCATGTTGTTGAACAGGTCATCAGGACAGTCTGTGGGACCAAAAAGCTTTTAGTTTGTATCTATTCCgtttatcaaaaaaaaaaaaacattttgatcaTGTTGGATAAACGATCTTTTTGACAGTTATTTTGATATTGTAGTATACTAAAGTAGTGATTCAAGTTACTTACAGTCAGTGAAATAAACATATGCTGCTTTATATTTAGGTTTGGTCTTGAAGTCAGCAATGAAGGCATCCACACActatgaaatgaaatgagattTGAGGTATCACAACAGAAactggcagaaaaaaaagacatcaccAGAATGAATCAATCCAAAAGCAATATCATTACAGGGATATAATGGCAAACCTTAGCGGTTGGTGACATGAAGTAAATGGCGTTCATTTCTGGAACAGGCTCTCTGCTTTTGAATAGGTCCTCCACAACTAAAGAAacaacatacttattttaacaGAGTAGCTACAGAAATCCACATACAGAGTGCAgttagtttgttttattaccGTAATGTATAAGAATGAGTGTTTTACTGTTATGGAAACCTACTTGTTATTTTCTCTGACATCAGATCGGACATTTTGCAGCATGATGAGAGGAGCTTGGTGGTGAAGGGGTCCAGAATCAATACCTGTGAAGAAGATAAATAGGTGTTGGTCAGTTAAACGATGTATCACACTGTAATATGTTGCCAGAAATTGCAATTATATTCTGAGTCACAGTGCACAAGTGGAATCAGTCACATAAAAGTTGGATCGGTAAAGTGGAGGTTGTGCAATTACAATCTTAGGAATATATGGAGTACATGGAGGATTGTCCTACCTTCCATACTTCAGATTTCCTGCAGTCTGTAATAATTGTATCTTTTATTCCTGTAAGAGACACAGAACATGACTTAGGAAAAACAACATGACTGAAACCAGAAAGAAAATGACTGTTCATGACAACACTATCTGAGCTGTAGCTTGGTTCTAGTGCGGGAACACTACAGAAATGTAAGTGATTCAAACTTAAACAATGTATTAGTTACATCAGTCACTGATCAACTAAACATACATTGATTGGGCTAGTTCCAGCCTAATGTATACAATTGTTTGCCATTGtgtttcatattattttaggGTCTTCAAATTTGTGATGGGCATTTGTCATCATTTTTGGTACTTTACCGACTACTAAATAATCACTGGAAACATTATGAATCATCAGTTCACAGCAGTTTTCATGAATGTTCCTAAAATAAGCTATTCTATTATACTTGCATTATATGACCAGCCACATtagagatatactgtatatgtgcatagtttgacaaaacaagtcattttgaTTATGCTCTCTggtttatgaaataaaagaaagtgTGTAAAATATCGAGACAGTTTAAGTGTCTGTCTCTTCATTGAAGTACACACCCTATTAGGTAGAGCAGGCTAAAACTgctgcagtctaatacaactaCCCCGCAATACATCCTAACGTTATCTTCATGTTCAGTTTTTAGAAAGATGTTAATTCAACTTCATGGAGACTGTGATGAATATTATAACCTTTATTATATCAGCGACGTTAGTTGTTTATATTAGACTGGATCCGTTTTAGctatataggctacatgtagCGTTGCCAAATAAACCCGACAATTGAGTGTAACGTTATGATTTCCCTTATTTTAACCTCAACCCAAGCTCTTAACCACAAACAGCCATCTCTGCGACATCTTTAGCTAGGTGCTGATGACACACCAGCCTGCAGATATGAAgcataacattagctagctatatGGATATGAGGTGGGGCTCCAGGAGACAGAATTTGTTGTTATATTTGGGATAACAACACTCCCTGTCAGTAAAGTTATAATAAACAAGGGTGCCAAGTGGAAACACAAGTGCCGTCTGCTGTGACTACCCTATCGAGTCTCTCTTTAAcgttatatacagtctatgtcgAGTCGTATCCCAATTCGGTTTAGTAAACTTCCGTTGCGATAAACAGCAGAATGAAAATGTCCCTCCAAGATGCAAAGTAAATATAATAGCACGTACTCAATAGCACTTTAAGTCAAAGAAACGTTGTTTTACCCTGTTTCACATGTACAATAAACCTCTCCCGTTGGGGTGAACTTACTTTTCCAAACTATTCTTTTCAGCCCGTGATCACAGCCCgttgccatcttgtttttttgcgCCTCTTCCTGTCCCGTGTCCTCGAAATCTGACGTCACCTGCGTCAACAAGTGTATGACGGAGCACTGGTGTAGTTTTTATTAGGCTACTATTAGGCCAAACGGTATTTGGTCGATAAGTAACAGTTAAGTGGCTGTATTATGTCATTTGAACATTTCTGCTTTAGATATATAATTTAAATTGGCAATCGTTATATATTTGAATCTATAACTAAAGCCATCCCAAACTATATTATAAAGGAATCTTAACAAACCCTATCACCTCTTGTCTTCCACAACTTTTTGTTGAAGGCTGTGATTTTAATGAAGtcaaaattcaaaataaaacaattaaacttATGTTTAGTTAGCCTACATCTCCATACCCTGTATCTCTCAGAAACTAAATTTCCCAAATCTATTTGAAAAGAACTATtcacatttttaatatttacaaTTATAACTCCCAAAGCAAAATAAATCCATCCATGATTCGATAAGACAACGATTTGGAATTGAAACCAATAACTGTGTATTTTGCGATTATACTGAAATGACTTATTTTTCCATTGTATTCTGAAGCCTTAAGACTGGATACATGAGGGGCTTTGCCCTGGGTTCTTCGACTTAAAAACTTTATTTCACACCTCAATGAAGAAAGGGAGGGATTTGAGGCCTTAAGGTAGGGGAATCCAATTCCTTTGTCAGACCCCTATCATTGCCACATTTTGTGGTATCTTACATCCTTGAATAAAGACTATCATGCCTATAGCTACAGAAGTGTTTCCTTCTCATGCTACCCAACCTGCACCTGCCCTAAGGTGCATCTCTCTGCTTCGCTATGACTGGACATTTCCCTCCAGTGGGAGGGACCAGATGGTATTTCAACAAGCATAGACACCAGCTATGTTAAAGAAAAGGTCAGTTAAGAGTAAAGCACTTTTGAAAATCTAACAGAAGCTGTTAGAAGTGTGAGaaactgtgagagacagaagTGAAACATGGGGGCTATGAAGTGGCTGGTGATTTTTGCTTTGCTGGGCATATGCTCACAGGTACAGTAATGGAATACCATTTGTTATAATAGATAGCTAATTTCAAATTCAAAAATATTGTATTGAAAAGAGAAGAGCACATGCAATGGAACCTTAAATGAATAGTTAGTTAGTAGTAACTTGAATTTATGTAAACTATTGTTTATAATATTTTCTCATCTAAATTTGCAGGCTGCTGCCCAAGGTACTGTATGTTCTTTTTTACCATAAATTCACTAGATGTTTATATCATTGAATGAAAGCGCACAAAATCTTGATTATatcatacatgtatgtgtaaaagAATCTGTGTGTCAGGGCGCTGAATAAGTGCTATAATGATCTCCACTTCTTTCATCTCTCTCATCAGCTATCCAAGTATCCGTGTTCTCAGTAACATCCAAGACCGCGATTCTCAGATGGACCAGGTACTCTGGAGCCAGCTCGTACAAGATCACTGTCGCCCCCCAAAGCTCACCAAGCAACCCCATTGCTTTTGCCACGTTTGGTCCAAACACAGTGCTGGGCTCTGTCAACTCTCTGACCCCAAACATCCTGTATACATTCACAGTTGAAGCCCTGGATAATTCCCAAGTAAGACTGAGCTCTGCAACTGTTGATTCATTCACAGGTGAGGTACACTTGTGTCCATACCTTTAATGTTTAGGCACTTAATAACACAATATTCTATTTTGTGCTAACCCTGTTGTTtaattttccattttaaaatcaagctgtttttttttactaaatgttTTGGTGTTGCATGTGTTTGGCTTTGTCtaagtaaaaatactttttttaaatgtaaaagtttAAACGTTTTATGCTGCAATATTTAGGCACACTAATTCACTGTCAACatagaaaactgaaaaaataaatagtggATCCAGAATGATCACTAATATTACAATGTCAATTTAAACACTTAAATATAACTTTGATGATGGGCAGATGACAATGACCTACTTAGTTGCTATTAAAATAGCGTAAGCTGATTTTTTTGATTGTTAATTTCAGTTTCTGGTTTTCTCAAACGTACTCAGGGAGAtgagacaaattaaaatgttgtttcCTAATCCCTGAAATTTgtaggttattattattattattattattattattattattataggtaGATTCCACAGCCAACTATTGCTGAAAAGGTGTCATCCCTCGCATCTCACTACCAAAATCTTCCTATTTGAAGTTAATTTGACAGTATTGTCCTCTTCTTGGATGCCATCTATGATCTGAACTGATTGTGACTATTTTAGCCCCTGAGATGATGGATCCCATCCAGACCTTGAAGTCAAAGAATAGCACTACCTTGATGGTGGGGTTCAGCTTGAAGACTGGGGTGACTCATTACATCATACGAATCCAGAATGATGATGGCTTTTTCAGAGAAGACGTAGTGTCCTCCTCCCCGGCTGAGATTGAGTCCCTCTCGCTATACACTGAGTACGCGCTCAGCATCATGTCTGCGAACAGTGGAGGCCGGAGCCAGCCATCTCTTCCTGTGACTGCAAAGACAGGTACTGTTGTTTTGTCACGTTATCTTTATCTGTGTGCAGAATGTTAGATTTCCACTTCCACAGCTGGGAAACAAAACCTCATAACTATATTCagtgagaaaaacaacaacacccaAGTGGCGGTTTATGTTAGAAATGATTCCCACATTCATTCAGAAACAACGTGTACTGTTCTCAATGTCCTGCAGACGTCACTTGATCTGCCTCATTGTCCCATAGCAGAGCCATTATATACAGGACTGTGAGTAAATGTATACACTCATCATTGTCAGTGTTTGTGCAAATCCAGGTTCTTCTTACCTCATAAATGCATCAGCGCTCCTCATGGCCTCTCCTGTATCGGTGGTAACTATGCCTGACTGTTCTATGTCAAACACAATGGGTTGAGCTTATCCTGAGAACATAGCTGTCACCTCTCACCCCCACCCTGGGGGGGATATCTGATCCACATAAGTAAAAACAACATGCTAAAAGCAGTTTCACCATTTGTGTTCACTGTTTGCTATTATTACTCTCTGATTTCATTTCACAAATGTGTGCTACCTAATATGTTAGATTTAAATTAACTATACTATACATAGATTTATTCAAAGATCCTTACATGTTCAAATTCTAAAAACAtgctttttaattacattttggaaacaaaaaacatggaACTATGGCCTAAGTTCACACATCTGAGGTGAATTGTTCACCtagtcagaaaaaaacatgaaaactgaTTTTCATACAGCAGGCACCTAAAGAGCAATTGGAGGACTCATAGTTACGTATGCAACTAGGCTGTCGATCAACTTGTGACAATAATGGTGGTATTGGTGAGTACTAAAACTATCTTGAGACCTGAGACTTGACTCAGACTTAATTCAATAAAAATTAGGACTTGAGATTTGACtttaaaagctgtaaaacttGACTTACTTAAAATTTGTCTCACTAAAGACTTAGAGCCACTGAAAACATGGCTTCAAATCTTAAGCATTTCTCTATAACAATACATATTAATGACTAAATAGTAAACAATCAAAGTAAAAAAGCATCTAGTATTAATGGTACAGCCTCCATTCCCCAAAACGTTCCATACATGTAAAACTTGTCAACCTTTCTTGTCCTCTACAGTTTTGCCTCCTCCTCAGCTCTCCACCTCCTCTCCCAACAATGACAGCATCATTGTATCCTGGGCCCCTGTTGCTCATGCTGTCCAGTACAGCCTGTCTATATACGACTTTGGCTCAAACACCAACATGAAGCACAACACCTCCAACACCAATTTGACCATCTCAGGCCTGGCTGCTGGCTCACTCTACGCCATCAAGGGTTTCGCCTGGGACCTCGAAGGCCGAGAGGGAGAGGGCAGTCCGTACATCAACCAAACAACAAGTAATGAGgcttctctctgtgtttttataCTCTGTGCACTGCTGTGTACATGTGATCACATACAacaggagagagacacacatgcaagcTCCTATAACTATATACTCCATGTGCCTTTATAATActacagggttttccctgccactGTAAGGTATAGTTGCAGCACCCAAGCTATTTTGGGCCCCACCTAACCAGAATGAATGTAACTAATAAGACTTTTGTCAGATCTAATCTAATGACTGTAGTTGGgtttctttagcaagttttgtctctAAGTTTTTTGAGTGTTCTagtttttacaaagttttagaCACATATATGTTGATAATATTGGTCCAAactgatgtgaaaaagagacgcaaaactaccacaaagggacacaaaccgactacaaagagacaccaaatgaccacagagacccaaaacaactccaaagaaaacaaaaatgaccaaaaagagacacaaaacacagcagATAACTgttatgtgtgtgatatatttTCTTACGTTTTAAGTGTGTCAGGGAACCTGTTTTGCTTTAGCTGTACCTGTACAGGTAGACAAACACATGTTCCCACCTCCAACTCATACCCTGTCCTTGATAGAGAACAGCagaaacattttctgacatttaacctCTGAATAGTCCCAAATCTAGTCGTCATAAATAGAACCACGACCTTCAGTCAGTGCATATTATGATGAAAATGATGATGTCATTACAGCCACCAATATAAAGTGAAATCATATATTTGCAAAGGAACGTTCATTTCTTTTTCCCATTTTATCATGGAAATAGAAGTGGAAAATTCCTAACTTTGGCGACCTCTTGTAGTAGTACCAAAATATACAAATCCAGACATTAAAGGGATAGTCTGGATATTTTGTAGTGGGGTTGTGTGAGGTACTTCAGATAGTCAATGTATTACTGACAGTAGATGGCagtcggcacgcccccagtttggagcaGTCCCGAcatggaagctaagcaatgtactgctgtggacgggggctgACGCAACACATTTTAGTcacttaaaaaaatcaatattgatttaaatgtagatatatttagaatattttcaccactttacctttcaatcagacagccctttccggCGGGAAATTGAAGCCCTTACATCCATCTTTGCTCtattcaaagccaccagactcatTTGGCAAAAACAGTTATTACCTcacagaacacaggagttgctggtcGACTGCTGTCTCGATcggttagttagtttgtgtaattgtgtgactttggtgaatccgaACTAAACCTTTATAACACCAACgtcccacaacaacaacacaaacaaactaaccaatGAGTCGTATCATATGTAAGTCTGTATCTGCTCATGTTTTTGACTGGTCTAATgggtttgtgtgtttacatgtacttATGTTTGATGCATCATTGGGCGTGTCTATATGTTTACTTGTTGTGTTTTAACAGGACCACCAACGCCATCTTTTGTCAATGTCTCTATTGTGACGAGTAACGGTGTGgctggactctctgtctcctgGAAACTCGATCAGGATGTCTATGGATCCATCCGGTACCACGTCATGAGTGACCAGAACCGCACCTGTAACTCCACATCCAGCTCCTGCACCCTGTCGGCCGTGGGATGTGGAGAGGTGCACACTATCAAGGTCATCGCCTTGAACAACGCCGGACCCAGCTTCCCATCCAGCCCTGTGGTGTTCATCACCTGTGAGTATTTGATATTTTAGATACTGAAACGATAAGTAGTGAAAAGATACAGTAGTTTCTACCAAGGTAACTATGTGGTTGCAATAGGCCATTATGGGTAATCAATGAGCAAGCCTTATTCATGGATATAGTATAAATGAGaatttactgtatttatgcATCAATATGATGATACACTTTGATTTGTTATGTATTTTACTACATATTTAGTCAGAAACATTCCCATCTAGTTATTTTCTCCATGAATTACCAGATATTTTACATCAGTGGTAGCTATAGCTATGAAAGCATTAGGCCGCTCTGAAAGCCCTGTCAGTATATGAGTGTGACTAAACTCCCTACTGTCCTGGACTGTCAGTCCCCTGCCCACCAGA from the Sander vitreus isolate 19-12246 chromosome 9, sanVit1, whole genome shotgun sequence genome contains:
- the stxbp3 gene encoding syntaxin-binding protein 3, which codes for MATGCDHGLKRIVWKRIKDTIITDCRKSEVWKVLILDPFTTKLLSSCCKMSDLMSEKITIVEDLFKSREPVPEMNAIYFMSPTAKCVDAFIADFKTKPKYKAAYVYFTDYCPDDLFNNMKLYCAKYIRVCKEINMSFMPQEAQVFTCDNPGAFQSIYSPKSQDKNKTLETLADQLVTLCATLDEYPGVRYKNNMVNAKALAELVDNKLAKHYELDDSGKKKDKTQAQLLIVERGIDPVSPILHELTYQAMAYDLIDIQNDTYKYKAKDGSEKQALLNEDDMLWVKLRHKHIADVSEQIRKLVKEISASKKEGKSDGKITISNLAQMMKKMPAFRKQVTEKTIHLQLAEDCMQHFANVEKLCKAEQDLAVGLDVEGVKVKDPMRTLLPVLLNPYSTHDKIRAVLLYIFSLNGTTDENLSKLIQHVKIEDEREFILNWKELGVPIITSPSFFSRKPTRRDRSQDQTYNLSRWTPVIKDVMEDAVENKLDTTEWPHQSECPAAWNGSGAVSARQKHKASSQDDRRTGSRLIIFVVGGISYSEMRCAYEVTQAVKSCEVIIGSSHILTPTGLLNDIKALSKGPMETFTIEERSNA